One segment of Luteolibacter rhizosphaerae DNA contains the following:
- a CDS encoding sugar phosphate isomerase/epimerase family protein — MKTAVTLCRVPEMAAGPFVFHDELENSFAKAKACGYDAVELFFAGPDAVPVATVRELCERHGLGVAAVGSGAGMVKHGLSLTDPSQEVRRGALDFILRMVDFGAQFGAPCILGSMQGKWGGELSREQALALLAGSLATIDRAAGEAGVKFIYEPLNRYETNLFNRLLPAAEFLSANGLKNVVLLADLFHMNIEEADLAQALRDAGEKVGHVHWADSNRRAMGSGHTHAAAVMGVLREISYQGFISAEIFTDGDAEGAARKTMESIRRCGE; from the coding sequence ATGAAGACTGCCGTGACCCTATGCCGTGTGCCGGAGATGGCTGCGGGACCTTTCGTTTTCCACGATGAGCTGGAGAACTCCTTCGCGAAGGCGAAGGCGTGTGGCTATGATGCGGTGGAGCTATTCTTCGCCGGGCCGGATGCGGTGCCGGTGGCGACCGTGCGGGAGCTGTGCGAGCGGCATGGGCTGGGCGTGGCGGCGGTGGGCAGTGGCGCGGGGATGGTGAAGCACGGGCTCTCTCTGACCGATCCCTCGCAGGAGGTGCGGCGCGGGGCGCTGGATTTCATCCTGCGGATGGTGGACTTCGGAGCGCAATTCGGCGCGCCCTGCATCCTGGGCTCGATGCAGGGGAAGTGGGGTGGGGAGCTCAGCCGGGAGCAGGCGCTGGCGCTGCTGGCGGGATCTCTGGCGACGATCGATCGCGCGGCGGGAGAGGCGGGAGTGAAGTTCATCTACGAGCCGCTGAACCGCTACGAGACGAACCTTTTCAACCGGTTGCTACCTGCGGCGGAATTCCTGAGCGCGAACGGGCTGAAGAACGTGGTGCTGCTGGCGGACCTCTTCCACATGAACATCGAGGAGGCGGACCTAGCGCAGGCGCTGCGGGATGCGGGGGAGAAGGTGGGGCACGTGCACTGGGCGGACTCGAACCGCCGGGCAATGGGCAGCGGGCACACGCATGCGGCGGCGGTGATGGGCGTGCTACGGGAGATCTCGTACCAAGGGTTCATCTCGGCGGAGATCTTCACGGACGGGGATGCGGAGGGGGCGGCGCGGAAGACGATGGAATCGATCCGGAGGTGCGGGGAGTGA
- a CDS encoding SDR family oxidoreductase: MSGKTAGVRSILITGANGGLGLGIARYFLEKDPDAKVWLGVRSNRGNAEALVRDYPDRSALVDLDVTAKESWENAVATITAADGRLDVLVNNAGLHQDHLLAAMPDEAWSSVISTNLDAVFLGCRAVIRPMMLNRFGRIVNIASLSAILPPLGQTNYAAAKAGVVALSQTLAKEVARSGITVNAILPGYIQTEALAHMDEEAAKRAKAGIPMRRFGTPSEVAAAVFFLACHDAAYVTGSALKIDGGIF; the protein is encoded by the coding sequence GTGAGCGGGAAGACTGCGGGCGTGCGCAGCATTCTCATTACCGGGGCGAATGGCGGGCTGGGGCTCGGCATCGCCCGCTACTTTTTGGAGAAGGATCCGGACGCGAAAGTCTGGCTCGGGGTCCGCTCGAACCGTGGTAACGCGGAGGCGCTTGTAAGGGATTACCCGGACCGCAGCGCGCTGGTGGATCTGGATGTGACCGCGAAAGAGAGCTGGGAAAATGCGGTGGCCACCATCACTGCGGCGGACGGGCGGCTGGACGTGCTGGTGAACAATGCCGGCCTCCATCAGGACCACCTGCTGGCGGCGATGCCGGACGAAGCGTGGTCCTCCGTGATCTCCACTAACCTAGACGCCGTCTTCCTAGGCTGCCGGGCGGTGATCCGGCCCATGATGCTCAACCGCTTCGGGCGGATCGTGAATATTGCCTCGCTGAGCGCGATCCTGCCGCCGCTGGGGCAGACGAACTACGCCGCGGCGAAGGCCGGGGTGGTGGCGCTGAGCCAGACGCTGGCAAAGGAGGTGGCTCGCTCCGGGATCACGGTGAACGCAATCCTGCCCGGCTACATCCAGACGGAGGCCCTGGCGCACATGGACGAGGAGGCGGCGAAAAGGGCCAAGGCGGGCATCCCGATGCGGCGCTTCGGCACTCCCTCGGAAGTGGCAGCAGCGGTGTTCTTTCTCGCTTGCCACGATGCCGCTTACGTCACAGGGTCCGCCCTGAAAATCGACGGCGGAATTTTCTAA
- a CDS encoding gluconokinase, which produces MKIVLAGVSGSGKNTIGELVAERLGCEFADADGFHPPENVAKMASGIPLTDEDRAGWLEVLGKHLAERERIVLACSALKRIYRDRLRELTGPVSFIVLTADRATLEERMQHRQHFMPASLLDSQLATLELGEDVEVVENTGTPEEVAAHCISRLGSA; this is translated from the coding sequence GTGAAGATCGTCCTCGCAGGAGTAAGCGGCAGCGGCAAGAACACCATCGGTGAGTTGGTGGCGGAGAGGCTTGGCTGCGAGTTCGCGGATGCTGATGGGTTTCATCCACCGGAGAACGTGGCGAAGATGGCCTCCGGAATTCCGCTGACCGATGAGGACCGGGCGGGATGGCTGGAGGTACTGGGCAAGCACCTGGCAGAGCGCGAGCGGATTGTGCTGGCATGCTCGGCACTGAAGAGGATCTATCGCGACCGCCTGCGGGAGTTGACTGGGCCGGTAAGCTTCATCGTGCTGACGGCGGATCGAGCAACGCTGGAGGAGCGTATGCAGCATCGGCAGCACTTCATGCCCGCGAGCCTGCTGGACTCGCAACTGGCCACGCTGGAGCTGGGCGAAGATGTCGAGGTGGTGGAGAACACAGGGACGCCGGAAGAGGTGGCGGCCCATTGCATCTCGCGACTCGGGTCCGCTTGA
- a CDS encoding FadR/GntR family transcriptional regulator encodes MQRRSAQIAGELEQEVLAGKLPPGDRLPSEEKLCERFGVSRTVIREAIQQLRGRGLLRTLKGSGTYIADPSLESLGQVVESYSVLAEESDFLELIDFRILIETECARLAAKNAGEQVIRELRRILDTMDKLRGAKDKFSKADIAFHLAIARGSGNGIYSILLGALEKRCIAYAQANRGDGDWSTPVIEGHRAILEAIEAGLPDEAAKEMRKHLLSSRRHFVDLEHGGKQA; translated from the coding sequence GTGCAACGACGTAGCGCCCAGATCGCCGGTGAGCTTGAACAGGAAGTCCTCGCCGGCAAACTCCCCCCCGGAGACCGCCTGCCCTCCGAGGAAAAACTCTGCGAACGCTTCGGCGTCAGCCGCACCGTCATCCGCGAGGCCATCCAGCAGCTTCGCGGTCGCGGCCTGCTCCGCACCCTCAAGGGCTCCGGCACCTACATCGCCGATCCCAGCCTGGAATCGCTCGGCCAGGTGGTGGAGAGCTACTCCGTCCTCGCGGAGGAAAGCGACTTCCTCGAGCTGATCGATTTCCGCATCCTCATCGAAACCGAGTGCGCCCGCCTCGCCGCGAAGAACGCCGGCGAGCAAGTCATCCGCGAGCTCCGCCGCATCCTTGATACCATGGACAAGCTCCGCGGCGCGAAGGACAAGTTCAGCAAGGCCGACATCGCCTTCCACCTCGCGATCGCCCGCGGCTCCGGCAACGGCATCTACTCCATCCTCCTCGGTGCCCTCGAAAAGCGTTGTATCGCTTACGCCCAGGCAAACCGCGGCGATGGCGACTGGTCCACTCCCGTCATCGAAGGCCACCGCGCCATCCTCGAAGCCATCGAAGCCGGCCTGCCCGACGAGGCCGCCAAGGAAATGCGCAAGCACCTCCTCTCTTCCCGCCGTCACTTCGTCGATCTCGAGCACGGCGGCAAGCAAGCCTGA
- a CDS encoding patatin-like phospholipase family protein, producing MSSLPASSSPDPGLALCLSSSFFGYYAHLGLLAGMEEIGLRPGRISGASAGALAGGLWATGLRGEALEKIIYDFHFRRAFFDLGAFLRFPFVATGVAGSGLLSGVRMRRYLRKRLGDPRMEELCGVKLEMAVANLTTQRGEVRSSGPLIDFMIASCAMPVLFKPQQIDGEEFLDGGVSNETPFDQWLHDPSIHTIVVHRILHTTAMGGFAWKTPGSILGQCHTVVSNELARRRRILAEDAGKKVIFLETHHDHPGLLHGGKSRGFFQAGRETAMKQWQAVGVEV from the coding sequence ATGAGCAGCCTCCCCGCGAGCTCCAGCCCAGACCCGGGACTGGCCCTGTGCCTGTCGTCCTCGTTCTTCGGCTACTACGCCCATCTCGGCCTGCTGGCCGGAATGGAGGAGATCGGCCTACGACCGGGGCGGATTTCCGGGGCCTCGGCCGGGGCGCTGGCGGGTGGCCTGTGGGCGACCGGTCTGCGCGGCGAGGCGCTGGAGAAGATCATCTACGACTTCCATTTCCGCCGCGCGTTTTTCGATCTCGGCGCTTTCCTGCGTTTCCCCTTCGTGGCCACCGGGGTGGCAGGCAGCGGCCTGCTCTCCGGCGTGCGGATGCGGCGCTACCTGCGCAAGCGGCTGGGCGATCCGCGGATGGAGGAGCTGTGCGGGGTGAAGCTGGAGATGGCGGTGGCGAACCTGACCACGCAGCGCGGCGAGGTGCGCTCAAGCGGCCCGCTGATCGATTTCATGATCGCGAGCTGCGCGATGCCGGTGCTCTTCAAGCCGCAGCAGATCGATGGCGAGGAGTTCTTGGACGGCGGGGTGTCGAACGAGACGCCCTTCGATCAGTGGCTACACGATCCATCGATCCACACGATCGTGGTGCACCGCATCCTGCATACCACGGCGATGGGCGGCTTCGCATGGAAGACGCCGGGGAGCATCCTCGGGCAGTGCCACACGGTGGTTTCGAACGAACTTGCGCGGCGCAGGCGGATTCTCGCGGAGGATGCGGGGAAGAAGGTGATCTTCCTGGAGACGCATCATGATCATCCCGGGTTGCTGCACGGCGGGAAGTCGCGGGGGTTCTTCCAAGCAGGAAGAGAGACGGCGATGAAGCAGTGGCAGGCGGTGGGGGTGGAGGTGTAG
- a CDS encoding zinc-binding alcohol dehydrogenase family protein codes for MKAIRFTRPETIEVIELPEPALPGPGEALVRTHRMGICGTDLSGYLGKMPFFSYPRIPGHELGLEVLATGEGVSNVKAGDKVSLEPYVNDPGSVVSRKGASNCCPGVQVLGVHQDGGLRDSWIVPARKLHAGNDLSYDQLALVETLAIGYHAVQRGNPQPGETVLVIGAGPIGLACLEFLKLMDLRVVVMDMVQGRLDFCRKKLGIGNGILVQGDGAELEELENLTDGALADVVIDATGSAVSMSTCFQYAGFTGRVVYVGITTQELKFPHAPVFHRRELTLMASRNALPADFGKIIGLIGKGKIDTDAWITHRLGFDDVPTGFARFTDPKVGAIKVIIEM; via the coding sequence ATGAAGGCGATCCGATTCACACGTCCGGAAACGATTGAGGTCATCGAGCTGCCGGAACCGGCTTTGCCGGGCCCGGGGGAGGCGCTGGTGCGGACGCACCGCATGGGGATCTGCGGGACGGATCTTTCCGGCTATCTGGGGAAGATGCCGTTCTTCTCGTACCCGCGGATCCCGGGGCATGAGCTGGGGCTGGAGGTGCTGGCGACGGGCGAGGGGGTGTCGAACGTGAAGGCGGGCGACAAGGTTTCGCTGGAGCCGTATGTGAACGATCCGGGCTCCGTGGTGAGCCGGAAGGGGGCGTCGAATTGCTGCCCGGGGGTGCAGGTGCTGGGGGTGCATCAGGACGGTGGCCTGCGCGATTCATGGATCGTGCCGGCGCGAAAGCTGCATGCGGGGAACGATCTCTCCTACGATCAGCTTGCCTTGGTGGAGACGCTGGCGATCGGCTATCACGCGGTGCAGCGCGGGAATCCGCAGCCGGGGGAGACGGTGCTGGTGATCGGAGCGGGACCGATCGGGCTGGCCTGCCTGGAGTTCCTGAAACTGATGGACCTGCGGGTGGTGGTGATGGACATGGTGCAGGGCCGGCTGGATTTCTGCCGCAAGAAGCTGGGGATCGGGAACGGCATCCTGGTGCAGGGGGATGGCGCGGAGCTGGAGGAGCTCGAGAATCTAACAGATGGCGCGCTGGCGGACGTGGTGATCGATGCGACGGGCTCGGCGGTGTCGATGTCGACCTGCTTCCAGTATGCGGGCTTTACCGGCCGGGTGGTGTACGTGGGGATCACGACGCAGGAGCTGAAGTTTCCGCACGCGCCGGTGTTTCACCGCCGGGAGCTGACGCTGATGGCTTCCCGGAATGCGCTGCCCGCGGACTTCGGGAAGATCATCGGGCTGATCGGGAAGGGGAAGATCGATACCGATGCGTGGATCACGCATCGCTTGGGATTCGATGATGTGCCGACGGGCTTCGCGAGGTTTACGGATCCGAAGGTGGGGGCGATCAAGGTGATTATCGAGATGTGA
- a CDS encoding lysylphosphatidylglycerol synthase transmembrane domain-containing protein, producing MKKWLLFLIKLLFTAGCLWWAFWGEDFSSSPLLQPSKLRWDWVALGVALGGVTYFMSALRWWILLRAQEIRITLRRAFSLSLMGEVFNLVTVGNVGGDATKIFLLNRQHPGRKLAVTMSLMVDHLVGLVAMSILFFAVTAGRFEVLESQSTMGKGAIHFGWMFFGGGLVMIALMFVMASPWVHRRIHQDGKRVPKWEVLRRVPEIYDVYRRRWGHALLALLVSAVMLPVDYAIFWCGFQAIGHPEDLLTVVGATPVVEAISALPVSVSGLGVREKTFEILMKDLVGMPAEVAVAGSLLGFACRNLLWALAGGLLFLRPSDRTSMKQIEETTHSETES from the coding sequence ATGAAAAAGTGGCTGCTCTTCCTCATCAAGCTGCTCTTCACGGCGGGTTGCCTGTGGTGGGCATTCTGGGGTGAGGATTTCAGCAGCTCGCCGCTGCTGCAGCCATCGAAGCTGCGCTGGGATTGGGTGGCTCTGGGGGTAGCACTCGGTGGTGTCACCTATTTCATGTCCGCGCTGCGGTGGTGGATCCTGCTGCGCGCGCAGGAAATCCGGATCACGCTGCGGCGTGCCTTTTCCCTGAGCCTGATGGGGGAGGTCTTCAATCTGGTGACGGTGGGGAACGTGGGCGGGGACGCGACCAAGATCTTCCTGCTGAACCGCCAGCATCCGGGCCGCAAGCTGGCGGTGACGATGTCGCTGATGGTGGATCACTTGGTGGGGCTGGTGGCGATGTCGATCCTGTTCTTTGCCGTGACGGCGGGACGCTTCGAGGTGCTGGAGAGCCAGAGCACGATGGGGAAGGGGGCGATCCACTTCGGCTGGATGTTCTTCGGCGGCGGGCTGGTGATGATCGCGCTGATGTTCGTGATGGCCAGCCCCTGGGTGCACCGGCGGATCCACCAGGACGGCAAGCGCGTGCCGAAGTGGGAGGTGCTGCGGCGGGTGCCGGAGATCTACGATGTGTATCGTAGGAGGTGGGGCCATGCGCTGCTGGCGCTGCTGGTGAGCGCGGTGATGCTGCCGGTGGATTACGCGATTTTCTGGTGCGGCTTCCAAGCGATCGGGCACCCGGAGGACCTGCTCACCGTAGTGGGTGCCACGCCGGTGGTGGAGGCGATCAGCGCGCTGCCGGTCTCGGTTTCCGGTCTGGGGGTGCGGGAAAAGACCTTCGAGATCCTGATGAAGGATCTGGTGGGGATGCCCGCAGAGGTGGCGGTGGCGGGTTCGCTGCTCGGATTCGCCTGCCGGAATCTGCTATGGGCTCTGGCCGGCGGTCTGCTATTCTTGCGGCCGTCCGACCGGACATCGATGAAGCAGATCGAGGAAACCACCCATTCCGAGACCGAATCATGA
- a CDS encoding acyl carrier protein: MAQGEELRRKIKEVMVDELMLDFDAGEIADETAIFGAGGLGLDSVDALQLVVAIEKHFGLKIADAEKAKGVLQSVETIAKAIEAK; this comes from the coding sequence ATGGCTCAAGGCGAGGAATTGCGACGCAAAATCAAGGAGGTGATGGTCGACGAGTTGATGCTCGATTTCGATGCGGGGGAGATCGCCGACGAGACCGCCATCTTCGGCGCGGGCGGCTTGGGCTTGGATTCCGTGGATGCCCTCCAGCTGGTCGTCGCGATCGAGAAGCATTTCGGCCTGAAGATCGCGGATGCGGAGAAGGCGAAGGGCGTGCTGCAGAGCGTGGAGACGATCGCGAAGGCGATCGAAGCAAAATGA
- a CDS encoding RbsD/FucU family protein, producing the protein MLQSGIINPRVLDLIARIRHTNTLVIADWAFPYWPEIETVDISLTRGVPTVLQVLDLLTPNFKIGRIWQAEEFLGKNPQETVNEFARSFGQIPLTREPHADFKKRVPGAIGLIRTGDTTAYGNIILESV; encoded by the coding sequence ATGCTTCAGAGCGGCATCATCAACCCAAGGGTGCTGGACCTGATCGCGCGGATCCGCCACACGAATACGCTGGTCATCGCGGACTGGGCCTTTCCCTACTGGCCGGAGATCGAGACGGTGGACATCTCGCTGACACGCGGGGTGCCGACGGTGCTGCAGGTGCTGGACCTGCTGACACCGAACTTCAAGATCGGGCGGATTTGGCAGGCGGAGGAGTTCCTGGGGAAGAACCCGCAGGAGACGGTGAACGAGTTCGCACGCTCCTTCGGCCAGATCCCGCTGACGCGCGAGCCGCACGCGGACTTCAAGAAGCGGGTGCCGGGAGCGATCGGGCTGATCCGCACGGGAGACACGACCGCGTATGGCAACATCATCCTGGAATCCGTGTAA
- a CDS encoding FecR domain-containing protein, giving the protein MNRDEETESLIHELLDGTIAKQDVARLEKALLEDPEARQAYFALMSTDQMLLDNYEMPDHLAMHAQLMAGPLAEESDRVRTRWIWSGAALAAMVMLAATLLIFLRREPAIATVAGSADSYFLIDGVTVNEGNWTKNQRLEVRDGVVVAKLNAHTEACIDGPALIYMSDNGRDLDLRRGRVFFRVDHDAPHFKIRAAGAQVRHIGTEFGVRVAEGGSCEVHVVSGKVEVDRGAQKGKWTLKAGESASWLNRGDTSLDPLDGTDFRKALPGETIVFEDDFNDPKGTRLNEKAPDIGMPWKVRSEKVATVVGEGKLDTSGGPRHLKGHFLADDEPNHRQVVLMSFRTRQPEWIWDKQSKMDGIEKIALEAEDGTILCSVQARASEGHRWRLRDEVGGRESPLTGFSALQENELTLRYDALGGKITLHSGTSTQAELVAEIPSSSFAAPKALVIWNDYGGDLALKRISVKVVDYP; this is encoded by the coding sequence ATGAACCGGGACGAAGAGACCGAAAGCCTGATTCACGAACTTCTCGACGGAACAATCGCGAAGCAGGACGTGGCGCGCTTGGAGAAGGCACTGCTGGAAGATCCGGAAGCGCGTCAGGCCTACTTCGCGCTGATGAGCACGGACCAGATGCTCTTGGACAATTACGAGATGCCAGACCATCTGGCGATGCACGCACAGTTGATGGCCGGGCCGCTGGCGGAGGAGTCCGACCGGGTGCGCACGCGCTGGATCTGGAGCGGTGCGGCGCTGGCGGCGATGGTGATGCTGGCGGCGACGCTGTTGATCTTCCTGCGCCGCGAGCCGGCGATCGCGACGGTGGCGGGCTCCGCGGACAGCTATTTCCTGATCGACGGGGTGACGGTGAACGAAGGCAACTGGACGAAGAACCAGCGGCTGGAGGTGCGGGACGGCGTGGTGGTGGCGAAGCTGAATGCGCACACCGAGGCCTGCATCGATGGGCCGGCGCTGATCTACATGAGCGACAACGGCCGCGATCTGGATTTGCGGCGCGGACGGGTTTTCTTCCGGGTGGATCACGATGCCCCCCATTTCAAGATCCGTGCGGCGGGCGCGCAGGTGCGGCACATCGGCACGGAGTTCGGCGTGCGCGTGGCGGAGGGTGGCTCCTGCGAGGTGCACGTGGTCTCCGGCAAGGTGGAGGTGGATCGCGGGGCGCAGAAGGGCAAGTGGACCCTGAAGGCGGGCGAGTCGGCTTCCTGGCTGAACCGCGGCGATACCAGCTTGGACCCGCTGGACGGGACGGACTTCCGCAAGGCGTTGCCGGGCGAGACGATCGTGTTCGAGGATGACTTCAACGATCCGAAGGGCACGAGACTGAACGAGAAGGCTCCGGACATCGGGATGCCGTGGAAGGTGCGCTCGGAGAAGGTGGCGACGGTGGTGGGCGAGGGGAAGCTGGATACCTCCGGCGGTCCGCGTCATCTGAAGGGTCATTTCCTGGCCGATGATGAACCGAATCACCGCCAGGTGGTGCTGATGTCCTTCCGCACCCGCCAGCCGGAGTGGATCTGGGACAAGCAGTCGAAGATGGACGGGATCGAGAAGATCGCGCTGGAGGCGGAGGATGGAACGATCCTGTGCTCGGTGCAGGCGCGTGCGAGCGAGGGGCACCGCTGGCGTCTGCGGGATGAAGTAGGCGGGCGGGAATCCCCGCTGACCGGGTTCTCCGCGCTGCAGGAGAACGAGCTGACGCTGCGCTACGATGCGCTGGGCGGGAAGATCACGCTGCACTCAGGAACTTCCACCCAAGCCGAGCTGGTAGCGGAGATTCCCTCGAGCTCCTTTGCGGCTCCGAAGGCGCTGGTGATCTGGAACGACTACGGCGGCGACCTGGCGCTGAAGCGGATCTCGGTGAAGGTGGTGGATTATCCGTGA
- a CDS encoding FG-GAP repeat domain-containing protein produces the protein MTLPRLTLTLALSLGHTAQSSAADTDLTSPPHIGLLAPSHSFSTFANQFTAADLDGDGDLDLVHLPEGSSEQPGDPHAYWIENLGNRQFGPLRLIHLGPTATGQSLTGAVVWNLLGDSKPEIFVNRRQWPDNGHYQPLALSLTLDPDTPAPIVPTALASSGSRPWDLVDFDGTGNPYIVAVGSTSGTGQTVVTAYKPNGGVGGPFQEAYTVTSLYYDHNSVVDIDASDVDDDGDFDLCLACDDGKMRIYERSFGSNFSLEPRTIEDVDAYATWIDLNGDGLRDILQSDGSWYRNDGGWNFSSQEISPAYALLDYAAFKKIIPRTGQPAMIHAIALTGDQTAYERVLIPFDSTEPVLREAAPGNPGANAVIVHHGDLDGDDHVDLVYSQSAEGGYYYAYRIISAAWGSASGFSAPQPLHAAPSPFHRIFSADFNADRCADLVSGPDALGRYRIHFNRGSAGPDEGALINGLEIPGTELRIIGTARIDKDKFSDLVCCYTRLPIGGQGSENALVVVRGRKDGSFIPPLIPAGGLVFTPAYGPDGGGMQNMSFIDWDRDGDLDLVSWGQWHENVDGSFPAGHRLLVELGTMPDFLFNPAIIGGTITGDIDGDRAPDIISLVHGTGTTNQPPDHMLVAFNDGRGGIEATVELPIQLAAYDFLGNPTMSGTAVLADLNGDKRPDLWLREVSGTDPLGNPLTSDRWLRNPGPRTARDMSTWVSTALPAVSSKLAPGVAFGDFDGDRRVVNLKKNLGEWLSPWGYLQSTKRGPLFSDPYDFTNSHIDLTKVGFSGGVDIDGDHDTDFILGGGSFPQIILYNPSADGGKRRPSKAKEIPWLGTMPVVR, from the coding sequence ATGACTCTCCCCCGGCTTACCCTGACCCTCGCCCTATCTCTCGGCCACACCGCGCAAAGCTCCGCCGCGGATACCGATCTCACCAGCCCGCCGCACATCGGCTTGCTCGCGCCTTCGCACTCCTTCTCCACCTTCGCCAATCAATTCACCGCTGCCGATCTGGATGGCGATGGTGATCTGGACCTCGTCCATCTGCCGGAGGGCAGCAGCGAACAACCGGGCGACCCGCATGCTTACTGGATCGAGAATCTCGGCAATCGCCAGTTCGGCCCGCTGCGTCTCATTCACCTCGGCCCCACCGCTACCGGCCAAAGCCTCACCGGCGCCGTGGTGTGGAATCTCCTCGGCGACTCGAAGCCGGAAATCTTCGTGAACCGCCGCCAATGGCCGGACAACGGGCACTACCAACCGCTCGCCCTCAGCCTGACCCTTGACCCGGACACGCCTGCCCCCATCGTGCCCACGGCCCTTGCTTCCAGCGGATCCCGCCCGTGGGACCTCGTCGATTTCGATGGCACCGGCAATCCCTACATCGTCGCGGTGGGCAGCACCTCCGGCACCGGCCAAACTGTCGTGACCGCCTACAAGCCGAATGGCGGCGTCGGCGGCCCCTTCCAAGAGGCTTACACCGTCACCTCGCTCTACTATGATCATAATAGCGTCGTGGATATCGATGCCAGCGATGTGGATGACGATGGTGACTTCGATCTCTGCCTTGCCTGCGACGACGGCAAGATGCGCATCTACGAACGCAGCTTCGGCAGCAATTTCTCCCTTGAGCCGCGCACGATCGAAGACGTCGACGCCTACGCCACTTGGATCGACCTGAACGGCGACGGCCTCCGCGACATCCTGCAATCGGACGGCTCTTGGTATCGCAACGATGGCGGATGGAACTTCTCCTCGCAGGAGATCTCTCCCGCCTATGCTCTGCTGGATTACGCTGCCTTCAAGAAGATCATCCCCCGCACCGGCCAGCCCGCGATGATCCATGCCATCGCTCTCACGGGGGACCAGACCGCCTACGAGCGGGTCCTCATCCCCTTCGATTCCACCGAGCCGGTCCTACGCGAGGCCGCACCGGGGAATCCCGGAGCCAATGCAGTAATAGTCCACCACGGGGATCTCGATGGAGACGATCACGTAGATCTCGTGTATTCCCAATCCGCTGAAGGTGGATACTACTACGCTTATCGTATAATCTCCGCTGCATGGGGTTCTGCCTCCGGTTTCTCCGCTCCCCAACCGCTTCACGCCGCCCCCTCGCCCTTCCACCGAATCTTCAGCGCGGACTTCAATGCCGACCGCTGCGCGGATCTCGTCAGCGGGCCGGATGCGCTCGGACGCTACCGCATCCACTTCAATCGCGGCTCTGCCGGCCCCGATGAAGGCGCGCTCATCAATGGCCTGGAGATCCCGGGCACCGAGCTCCGCATCATCGGCACCGCACGCATTGACAAGGACAAGTTCTCCGACCTCGTCTGCTGCTACACCCGCCTGCCCATCGGCGGACAGGGTTCCGAGAATGCCCTCGTCGTGGTGCGCGGCCGGAAGGACGGCTCCTTCATCCCGCCGCTCATTCCCGCTGGCGGCCTGGTCTTCACTCCCGCCTACGGGCCGGATGGCGGCGGCATGCAAAACATGAGCTTTATCGACTGGGATCGCGATGGCGATCTCGACCTCGTCTCATGGGGCCAGTGGCATGAGAACGTGGATGGCAGCTTCCCCGCCGGTCATCGCCTGCTGGTGGAACTCGGCACCATGCCGGACTTCCTCTTCAATCCCGCCATCATCGGCGGCACCATCACCGGTGATATCGATGGCGACCGCGCTCCGGACATCATCTCCTTGGTGCACGGCACCGGCACCACGAATCAGCCACCCGACCACATGCTCGTCGCCTTCAACGATGGCCGCGGCGGCATCGAGGCCACCGTCGAACTGCCGATCCAACTCGCCGCCTACGACTTCCTCGGCAATCCGACCATGAGCGGCACCGCCGTGCTGGCCGATCTGAATGGCGACAAGCGCCCCGACCTCTGGCTCCGTGAAGTCTCCGGCACCGACCCCCTCGGCAATCCTCTGACCAGCGATCGCTGGCTGCGCAACCCGGGACCACGCACCGCACGCGACATGAGCACCTGGGTCTCCACCGCCCTGCCCGCCGTCAGCAGCAAGCTCGCACCCGGCGTGGCCTTCGGCGATTTCGATGGCGACCGCCGCGTGGTGAACCTGAAGAAGAACCTCGGCGAATGGCTCAGCCCCTGGGGTTACCTTCAATCCACCAAGCGCGGCCCGCTCTTCTCCGATCCCTACGACTTCACCAACTCCCACATCGACCTCACCAAAGTCGGCTTCTCCGGCGGCGTGGACATCGATGGCGACCACGACACCGACTTCATCCTCGGCGGCGGCAGCTTCCCGCAAATCATTCTCTACAATCCCTCTGCCGACGGCGGCAAACGCCGCCCCAGCAAAGCCAAGGAAATCCCCTGGCTCGGCACCATGCCCGTCGTGAGGTAA